GGGGGCTTCAGCTTGGGGGAGTGGCGGAGGCCCATTTTCAAACAGACCCGTAGAGGCTTTGGTGGGGGCGTAGAGAGCCCTCCCGCTGGGCCCCGGCTCCTATGGCTTCACGTCTTCTTGAGGCTGAGCGGTTGTGGGGTGGCTACCGGAGCAAGCGGACTATCCTGAAGATTGTCTTTCCATGGGAGGTGGCATGGCCCGCGTTGTCGTGTTCGATCTCGGTGCGCTTGGTCCGCTCTTCACGGACCTCTTCGGTGAGCCTTCGGCCCGGCAGGCGTGGTTCGAGCAGGGGCTGCAAACACGGCGCAAGCCTGGGACGTGACCGGCGAGAACCTGCGCGCGGTGGCGGGGGGCAGCCTCGCCGTGGAGGCGCTGGCCTGAGGGGGGCGGCCCCGCCGGGCTCAAGGAGGGAAAGATGTCGTCAAGTCTGCGGACGAAGCGTGCGTTGGAGGTCTTTTCCGTCATCCTGATCGGTGACGGTCTGATCTCGGTGGTGCGGCCGGTCGGGCACAGCCTGATGTGGTGGGTGCCGGTCCCCGGCGTGCGTCAACTGATGGAGTGGTGCGCCGAGCGCCCGAACGTCACGCGCCTGCTGGGCCTCGCGCAGATCGGCGTCGGCCTCTGGCTGGATGCGCGGCTGTATGCGTCGCCACCGACGCGGGAGGCGGGCGCACCACACTAGCGGCAGGACAGCGCCTGCTCAGGCCGAGGCGCCAGCACGCCTCGCTTCCCCGTACCCCGCCGCCCGCACGGCCTCCCAGTCGCCCGTGCCCAGCACGAACGGCTGCTGCTGGAGGTCGGTGGTGACCTGTGGTCCTTCCGGCGCGAGGAACACGTCCACCTCTGTCCGGATGCCGAAGCCCCGAGCGCGCGGATAGGTGCCAGGTTCCACCGTCACGCACAGACCGGGGGTGAGGGTCCGGGTGTCATGGGTTTCGTAATCGTCGAGGTTCGCGCCGGAGCCGTGAATCTGCACGCCCAGGTCGTGCCCGGTGCGGTGGAGGAAGAACTCTCCCCACGGCTCGCCCATCGCGTCCCGGGCCGCGCGGTCGGCCTCCCAGCCCTGCAAGCGGCCCCAACCTTCCCGCGCGTACCGCTCGCGGAGGAGCGCCAGCGCCGCGTCCCGCGCACCGCGCACCGCCTCCCACGCTTCCAGGTACTCGCTCGAAGGCTCGCCCGCGTGGCCTACCCAGGTCACGTCCGCGAAGGGGCGGCCCTCCTCCTGTGCCCACAGGTCGATCAGCACGCACTCCCCGGGGCGCAGCGTCGCGTTCTTCTCGCCTTCGGGCTGGTAGTGCGGGTCGGCGGCGTTTGCGCCGAAGCTCACGTTGACCGGGTGGCCGCTCTCCATCCCGGCTTCCGAGATCGCGCGCTCGATCACGGCCTGCACGTCCAGCTCTGTGACGGCCTCGCCTGCTTTCAGCCGCTCGTGGATCAGGCGGAAGGCGTCGTCCTTCGCGCGCATCAGCACCGCTGCCGCCCTACGGTGCGCCGCCAGGTCTTCCGGCGACCACACCAGGAAGGACTGGAGCAGGTCCGCGCTGCTGACGATGTCCGCCCCGGCCGCCCGCACCCGTTCCAGCGTGCCCCCGTCCACCCGGCTCACGTAGGGCACAGCCCCGTGCGGGCTGTACTCCATCGCCACCGTCTTTCCGGCGACCACCTCGCGCAGCGCCGCGTCCAGCTCCGCGTGCGACCCGAAGGCCCGGCGCGACACGTCCCACCCGGCCGTCAGCGTGGCCCAGGTGCCGCCCTCGATATGGTTGTGCAGCAGCGTGGCCTGGCCCTCGCGCGGCACCCACACGAAAAACCGCCGCGTCAGGTGGGCGCCTGCGGGCAGCCCCAGGACCCGGCGCGCGTGGGGGTTGAGGCCCTGGAAGTCGTAGATCAGCCAGCCGTCCACGTCGCCGGGCAGCGCCGCCGTGTGCCGCAGGGCGGCGCGCATCCGTTTGAGAGGGCTGTCCGGAAGGGAAGTGGAAGTCATGGGGGCAGCGTAACAGGCTGGGGGCCACTGGCGCCTTTTCTCTCCCAGGGGCCGCTAGACTCAGCGCCATGAGCCTTCTCGGTCAGCCCGCGCCGGACTTCACGCTGCCCTCCACGCTGGGGGAGCCGGTGACCCTCAGCAGTTACCGGGGGCAGAAGCATGTGGTGCTGGTGTTCTATCCGCTGGACTTCAGCCCGGTCTGCTCGATGCAACTGCCCGAATACTCCGGGCGGCAGGACGACTTCGCGGAGGCCGGGGCCGTCATCCTGGGCGTGAACCGCGACAGCGTGTACGCGCACAAGGCCTGGGCGGCCGAGTACGGCATCGAGGTGCCCCTGCTGGCCGACATGACTCTGG
The window above is part of the Deinococcus metallilatus genome. Proteins encoded here:
- a CDS encoding M24 family metallopeptidase gives rise to the protein MRAALRHTAALPGDVDGWLIYDFQGLNPHARRVLGLPAGAHLTRRFFVWVPREGQATLLHNHIEGGTWATLTAGWDVSRRAFGSHAELDAALREVVAGKTVAMEYSPHGAVPYVSRVDGGTLERVRAAGADIVSSADLLQSFLVWSPEDLAAHRRAAAVLMRAKDDAFRLIHERLKAGEAVTELDVQAVIERAISEAGMESGHPVNVSFGANAADPHYQPEGEKNATLRPGECVLIDLWAQEEGRPFADVTWVGHAGEPSSEYLEAWEAVRGARDAALALLRERYAREGWGRLQGWEADRAARDAMGEPWGEFFLHRTGHDLGVQIHGSGANLDDYETHDTRTLTPGLCVTVEPGTYPRARGFGIRTEVDVFLAPEGPQVTTDLQQQPFVLGTGDWEAVRAAGYGEARRAGASA
- a CDS encoding peroxiredoxin, producing MSLLGQPAPDFTLPSTLGEPVTLSSYRGQKHVVLVFYPLDFSPVCSMQLPEYSGRQDDFAEAGAVILGVNRDSVYAHKAWAAEYGIEVPLLADMTLEVARQYGVAIDERGISARAVFLIDKGGVVRFEHVEAKTGDYTVRPEVVLAKIRELA